The sequence AGCCACTCGTAAGTGCAAAACTTGAAGGCACGATAGGAAGCTTGGCAGTGCCTAACATGGACCCGCTAGCATGTCCGAACACATCCAAGAAAGTAGGATCTCCAAACCTAGACACAAATTCTTGGCTTTCTACTGGTACTGATAAATCTGGTTGAAATTGTGGAATCTGAAAGAAGGGGAGGTGCAACTGTGGCTCGAGAAATGGTTTCTTTTCAAGATCATAGTAAAGCTGAAAAAGGCTCGAATCATAATAGAGTGAACTTGGGTAGGTTATATCCGGCAGTGGCTCCATCTTGATTGCCTTCTCGGTGTCATGAATCCTCGATGATGAGAAGGACTGGGATTTGGTCACTGATTCTTCCTCTGTTGATGAACTGAACTTAGGAGCCTGGAATTATGATACAAGATCATAAGTATCAGAATTCCACCTATTTGTGCCGTATTGTGGAGGAAAAAATGAATTTGATTCTTACTTCTACAGAAGAAACATCATGGAAGACATGGGCCTGGAATTCCTTGATACTACTCTTGTGTGATCTGCTGGATGATGGTGCAGATGTCTGCAGGATTCTTGCGAGCCTCTTCTGCCTGCTGCTCCAGAAATTCTTGACATCATTGTCCGTTCGTCCGGCCAAATACGTGGCAATGCGTGCCCATTTGTTCCCGAATTGTGCTTGCAGATCAATCACTGTTCTCTCCTCCTCTGCTGAAAATTTCACCCCACTATAGAAAACAAAAATACTGATAAATAACAGAGAGGAAAATACGAGtgagtgataaaaaaaaactaaagacaaaaaataattaaccaaATATCACAAATTGTCAATATCTAAACTTTAGCACATTAGAATCGACGAATGCAAATTTAAAGCCCTTTAGCGGAGACTTCCTCCCTACACAAATGCAAATTGCAGTAAAATGCACGCAAAAAAAACATGAGGGTAACCTCAAAAAGTACACTACCAAAAATCCGTAACTTAAAGCACAAAAATTGCGTACTTCTTCAAGTCAGGTCGGAGTTTATTGACCCATCGGAGGCGGCACGACTTTCCGGTACGCTGCAACAGCCCTTTGGATCGAATGGAGCTCCAATCTCTCGGCCCATACTTTTTCACGTGATTCAGCAACACTCGATCTTCTTCTTCCTTCCATGGCCCTTTCTGAATCTCTTCCATTTCGTCGTAAATCATTCTGCTCTTCCCTTCCATTATTCTATTCAGCAACAGTTTTAAAACTATTTCGATCGATTCAGCGCCAAACCTTACAGGGAAAGGCAATTCACGAAGAAATCTCCATGCGTAAATGGTGACCTTTGGCAAGAGTTCTTCAGCGGACTTTTGGTTTCGATTCGTGAAGTGAGATATTGTGTGTTTTTCAGTGTGTGTATTTGGGGGACACTGACGGTTAAGGCGGTTATGGCCACTATCTGCCCACTAATTAGCCCACATTCTCAACCTTCAAATTAGATTGAGGGGGAATTCTGAAAGTACGGAATTGCCCTCCTCCTGAACCACTAAACCATGATTTAtcgaattttcttttttttttaaatgattttttttattacaactcacGCGGGGAAGGGGATCGAACCCGGGGAACCGGCTATTCCGGCAGGGGGTGAGATCACTGTGCTACAAGCCCGGTCtctttaaaaaatgatttaaatgctcTGTGGttagaatttcaaaatttaaaaaaaaaaatttatatattgattGGTGAAAAAAACAATACTTAATTTCGATGGACCAATCAAATTAGATTGTTTAAAATTGGGCTTggatctaaaattttaaatacccTTTCTGCTTAAATCCAATTATGATCCTGCAGTCTAGCCCACCCAGTAAAACCCACTTGGCCCATCACTTACTTTAGAGTTAAATAAAaccttatattttatttaaacattAAAAAACCTTATTGGTAATGTTTTTACTTatgaaatctttaaaacttttcaTTGAAAATTGGAATTTTTTTCGGTTTAAAGGGTGTAATAATGtgattgaaaattattttaaagttgtgTGATTAACTATGTGAGTCATGCCTTGAATGTGAATAAAGAAATTCGTCCATCAAAATAAGTTCAATTTCATATCGACCATCAATAAAatctaaataagaaaaaaaagtctattaaacatttttttaaaaaaaaagacaaaaatttgtgtgaaacggtctcacgggttgtattttgtgagacggatcttttattcgggtcatctatgaaaaatattactttttatgctaagagtattactttttattgtgaatatcggtagggttgacccgtctcacagataaagattcgtgagaccgtctcacaagagaattACTCTAAAAAAAATACACTTTAATTGTGATGTCATTTTATAATAGTTCAGTTGCATATTTGTAAGCATTATAAATACTAGCGCCAAATGTACATGCGCTACGTATGagttttttagtaaatttttttggaaaataattaattaaatattttgatttaagtCATTTGCGGTAATAtgtgtttttatcatttaagcacaattgtttttattttaaaaaattcaaaaaaattatgacaacaaatatttttattttataaaattacgCTGTACTCTTCTCATTGTTGTTAGACAACGTGTTTTGGAAGTGGCTCATCTTTTAAGCTTTACAATATCACGTTAGTGAAGAAACTAAACCACGTGCACAATCTAAGGAGCATGTTTTTATTCACTTTTGACTCGGATTTTAGGTACCCGAAATCTCGAATATCGTAAAATTGCAcgttcaaaatataataataataataataataataataataataataataattatcacTATGATATatctataatatttattaaagttaaatcattaCTATAGTGGTGAagtttatatcatatttttctTCACTTTCTATTTTTTCATATCATttcgattttaaaatttaaaaactttcaatttaaaattaaaaataatttatttctaaattttttatataaaaaacgTATCTGGAAGTTTTTCTCGTATATAAGAAATTGATTTAGTTTCAGAACTAAAGATAGTAATTTTCGAACAAGCAATCAAAATTATTATGGAGTATCTTCCGGATTTGGTATTGTTCCTCAATGATCGTAGTACCACATATTTCTTGACGCGCTCTAATATTATCACATTTATAAATAATCATCTCTTATAACATATGCTCAACACCGAATCTTCTTAAAGCCCAAATTTCCATTTCACTTACTAGTTGTCCTTTATTTTGCTCtcacaataaaatatttatattaagtaATAATTATCGAATTTATATATGGtattaacaaatcataataAAATTAGGAGAGAAAATAGTATGTGactttaattttcaaatgcTGAATTATTATATTTCGACAAAGAAAGATAATGCACAATCCAAAATGCAATGATTGAATATTGTTTGTACCTTTTTTGGAATTAATAAATGAACAATTATTACATATCTCAATCTATCATCATTTCCCAATAACCCACTGGTTTCTCCTTTGTTTTTTCAGTAGGTTTCCACTTACGTTTTTTTCCATAACACTAATATGAGAATATCGGATACATGTGGTGAAGTTCGAGACAACTGACAatcaatatttatcaaaattaaaaattcaagaaaaataaaaggagAAGTTGGtaaaaaatctccaatcaaaatatttttttgggttcactctctacccacaaaattgtggtactatgtcatacaaattgtggtacacttcatgtgaaaatgtggtactaaaaaaatacccagggactgaacacaaaaaaaacgaCAGCTGGGGAATGAAGACTAATTTcccgaaaataaaatatgtaaatattatataaaattatattggagtttagaatttattaaatttctcaACAATCAACAAAGCATACGTATTGAGTAAAGTTGGTACCTGTCTCAGTATAGATAATATTTgggataaaatgaaaatattactgtattttaaacaaatattgatttcatttcatttaaataatgaaGAGAATAAATATagaatcataaataaatagaatCAGCGACTTATTAAAGCAACAAGGGTGCCACAGAACAGCACGTGGActctttttttttacattatttttcttttctcccctccacttttttttatattgaacACCACCACCCCCACGTGAACACGTGATTGCCCCCACCACCACCTACACAAAATTGTTTTACNaaaaaaaaaaaaaaaaaacttttgagtaatacatatttaaaaataataatttatttatcgcTATGTATCTCTCCCAATATAGCATCCTATTTGGATGTCCAAATATATGTCAAGATTTCATTCAAGTCCTATAAAAATTTAGGATGTATTTTCTCTATTTAATAAGAGTAATCGCATCGTGAAATTCGTTTTAGAATTTCAAGTATATGCTAAAAGAAGGAAcccaattttaaaattataaatggaGCATTCGAAGTTCAATTGTAGATTCGAAAAATAACCCTACACTTAATTCCACTTTCTAAAATAACCCTAGACTTAATTTCAATAAAATGGTAGTGGAAAAGTATTTCAAAAATAGAATAATATATTCCAAACACGAAGTTTGCATGTCGAAATTACTAGTGGAGCTTATATATTATCCTTCATGTTTGATATACTTGTACATTATTAGTCTTTTAACTCGAAAAACATAGAGTCTCTACGTATTAGTTTGCACTTTGACCCATTTACCTAgttcattgagggtcatcaaaTGACGAGATTggatgtagtttcgaaataaGTAGGaatcaatgcattgtagtcaagGATTCACCGCTCATACGTGAGTGAAGATCTCATATGatttgatgagttaatagtgcaaaaaATATCTATCCAGAGTAAGAATGTTCATTTGGGAAAGAGGTTTCCTCAGTTCCACGTATCATATCACTGTTAttattcaaagatacatcacatcgttatGAAATTcgtttgcaactctcgatatatcaattgttgcatattcgatcgggTATGAATCGAAGATACCGTACCATACGCTAATTATAATTCAAGATTATTGCATTCAACTATCAATGATACTCAGGAGATCATGGGGTGATGCTCTAGAAGCTCTTACCATGATATGATGGATGTGATCAGACTTGAGCTCTGACGTTCTTGATCAAGGGGTTGATGAAAATAATCAGGCTGATTAGGataagctcgaataagaacaaatgtttttctgaatcacatgaaatTGTGATTCCACGACGAGTTGTATTCTCGAACCATTGAGGTTCACATAAGTATTGGATTATGTGTTCTCGTTGTCTCGTTGAGATAATCAAATTCAATGAGTTTTTCGAATGTAATTTGTTGTAgatcaaaaaaatttcttataaaATAGTTTATAATTTGATTTCATGTAATCAAAGTTGTCGAATTTAGCTTAATTGCTAGTTAAGCGAGGAGAATagaaattcatatattattgAAGGTATTCACAAAATTGGCACCAAATAAAAATGGATCGGTGGCAATTTtataattcaaaaatttcaattttatgtgAACGAGATTTGAACCCTCAATTCATCGGTCTTGTCTGATTATCGGTCGATGTTATAacgagttcacaattatttatttagtaaatttagaatatgctAATTAAATAGCAAATTATAAGAGTGATTGCTAAGTGCAGCATTTTCATTGAACATTTTAGAAGAGTACATaatagattaattaattgagtaattaaataaaaattatttaatttaaagcacaaataaatatatgtgtgtgtatgtgtacgcacacacacatatataaaatatatatgtattgttatcaaattttgataatataattatgcATTATATATTCAACACCGAAGAATACATACATGAGAgttttttaataatgaaaataCAATATCTTTATTAAAGAAGAGTCTTGATTAGAtatgaattaaaatttataaatacttCCTTAAGGGTTTTATatgaaataacataatttttgcacacaaatttttgtcccAAAAAAATCTTTCTTTCTCTCTCACACAAAAAAATTGGCCACCTCCTTCTAGGGATTCAGACAACACCTTCCATTGAATCTCCTCAGTGCTACAGCCGATTGCCGTCGCCGCCTTTTGGAATTTTAAATTCCGACAATTTATCATCGAAGCAAACTTCGTTTAGATCTCCAGTGCAATTTATACGAGAAATTCAGTTTCTAATCGTGGACCTAATTTAAGAGATTGAAGAAAGTGATTGATTCCAGTATATCGTTTGtatgtatttacaagaatgaccAAATCTACTAATCACGGATTAATTCAATGTCCAACGTTCTTAAACACAAAGGTAAAAAAATCTGAACGTTATATTcataatttaaatcatatgaaactcaagaaaattttAACTGTTAAAACACAATCCGTTGTTTCTTGAATATGATAAAACAGTtcgttaatatattaataatttaaaaaatgtgacatAGCTATCACATGAGTTGTAGAATGGCGCGTGCGAACAAGGGTCTTCGTAGGAGCGTGGATAAGAATAGACGAGGACTGGTGACGATGACATAAAGAGGGAGTATCCAATGATTGTAGGCAAAGTGGGTGTCGGGCTTGTGAGAGGCATGGTGCAATGCACGAGACTTTTCAtgtgtcccacctgttgccacgTGTCGACCATCGCACGTGAACTATGTTGTTCTGCCCACGTGATTCAACCTCACCAGCTACTACTTCCCCAGTAAACCGAGATTCCTCCGCATCCAAATCCCCACTGATATGCTTCTCTTTttcatgtataaaaatatttttcattgcagtgcttttttaaaaaaacaatctcctccatttattattattattgtattttttaaaagattgaaTATAATCATGTGATATAGAACCGGGATAATCAATTGATgttgattttattaataaaaagttCAAAGAAACTATAATATCACTTTTGCGGAAGAACCATGAGATGAAATTATCAACGCTGACACTATCGTGAGATACAGTCATCGACATCATCTCACCAACATCCTCTAACCATTGAGCATgctttaaaattattgataagaATACCGAACCCTAAACATCTATTCATACtacaaaaaaaatacttttatcgTACACAAatacattttttatataaatatttttgaaaaatataatttaaatatttatatttgtttctttgtgattaattgcttatattgtcaaattctatattaatcaattttctttgttttgttcccaaattttagtattttttccCGATATGTTTATGATGTAACACTAGTGTGACATCAATATGATAATGTTACACGTAATAATACATCAATATTctgatataaaaataacaaaaattatcaaAAGTTAATATAGATTAAGACTGGAATTTGATACTATAAATGATTAAatagtaaataaaaaatatataaataacgaaaaattgtgatttttcctaaatatataaaaggatGCGCGTGTAAGAAAATGCATGGTTATTACTTAgaaatttcaaaaaacaaaGGAAATGCGAACTTTCAAATTGATAAATTTGTAGtggtgatatttttttaaacgaggactaaaatataaatatccCCGAAAATGGAGCTAcctgaattatatatataatcacatcattattatttttaagatcGAAGATGAGATTGTCATAATTAGATTTTGATCATGAAATCTTATATCAAATTTGAGACATGTGTAAGATGAACTATAAATAATCGAAAATAATATCACATCGTTTTCATTGTTCCGCAAGTTTTATATTTGAGTCCATTTATTTGGATTGATGAGATTACGTTAtgacaaagaaaaaaattgagattattaaaatgtttgactctgatttgaaataataattaaataataataatatatttcatttgattgaatttattactttgtcaacatcttgCTAGCAATTAACACGACAGAAACCGGTTTCCGATCTAGAGGAATATCTGGTAACGTAGTATTTGTacatcattaattaattgttttaattagtatcataaattatttaataaatttaagcaTTAAACCTCAAAGAGACAAAACCAAACCGCACTTCACGTTTCTCACACGCTTGTGGGTTCCATCCAATGGTGccgtgtaaaaaaaaatttgtttagtaaaaaaatgaaaaaaaataattatattataatttttttactgtGTGTTTTATATCTGACCGGGGTTCATTCaccaataaattcaaatttgacttagaatttaataatatattattttcaagtcaagaaaaagAAATGTATAAAGTGACACCGTTCCGGTAAAAGCCCTTTTAAATGGGGAGTCTCGCATAAAAGCAAGATTTGACTTAACCATGGTTAGCTTTTTGGTAACTCGAACTTGTCGTTGGGACATGTTTGGAGAAATCTCATTATAAGTTTTGTTGTTAAATGCTCACCTAAAGATTGACTTGAtccaaattttgataaatacatgattttagaTTAACGCTTGTACCACTTTTCTTGAAGTAAATTCGCAATTCGTTTGTCCCAAACAAGGACTAAAACCCCAAGATTGAACATTGAATAGATGTAGGTACTAGTCAAGTCAAATCCCATGCAAAACTGCAAAACGAAACTCAAAAAAATCAACGCCAAATCCTATCATCATGATTGACCCAACACACATTTCTGACACGGGTATCATTGAACATCTCTCTTGTATCTCTATACACCTCATGtatatacacatacatatatgtatgtatgcggtatatatatatatatacgcgTGTGTGTAGGTTCTGACCTAtgtcatttaaaattttcactgtaatcaatattttttgcaATAATTATCATTATGAAAAAGCTGTAaccttttcttgaaaaataaataaataaattagccCATTTCGGATGCCTCTCTTGTTCTCTTGGATTATAACGAAGTCTCTGTAAAATTATCATCTCCAAAAGAGAGAAACAAAAGTTGGTTTGGTATCTTTTCTTTTGAATTGTGAGAAGAAAAGGGGGAGAGAGGAAAAAAAGGGGGAGATGGCAAAAAAAGATGATTGTTTGGGGTTGAGTTTGAGCTTGAGATGCCCGGAGAATCTGAATCCTGACCCTCTTCCGCCGCCTTCCGCCACGAGCCTAGCGGCAGCGTCCCCCTTGCCGTTGAATCTGTTTAGATCTCCTTCACCTTTTATGCAGCTGCAAAAAATTTCAAGAACTGATGCATTTCAAACTGTCGCAGGTATCTGAATTGGTTTAgaaattggttttttttttattctaccAAATCTTTGCATGTGGATTTTCGTTCAAATCTTAgctgaatttatataaaatttcaactttCAATGTCCAAAATTTGATTGTTATTTAGCCAAATTACTCTAACGCATACCCCTGTAATTAAGTGTTAATTGTTATCCTTTGTTACTAGTTAACAATGACATATTGCATGCATATTATAGTTGTTAGTGTCTCATTTAAAGTTAGTCTTTTCATCTATCCTGAAAATCTAAAAGGAGATCTTTtcaatcttgaaaatttcaGCTTTCCAGCCGGAGCCCAGAACATTTCTTGGTGGGATCGATATAAATCGAACATTAACTGTAGTAGAATgcgatgaagatgaagaagtgATTGTTACATCCCCAAACAGCACAGTTTCAAGTATAAGCGGTAAGAGAAGTGATAGGGAAGTGAACGACGGAGAGAGAGCGGCGAGCAGCTCCATGGAGATAGAGGAAGACGGAGGCGACGCGGCGTCGAGGAAGAAGCTCCGCCTGTCCAAGGAACAGGCGGCGGTGCTGGAAGTGACTTTCAAGGAGCACAGCACTCTGAATCCGGTGAGCAGTGGCCTTTTACGAAATATCCCGAGAGTATGCCAATTTATTTAGCCTtaattattatcaaaattaaattgctttctttattatttttttttaaaaatttttcagAAGCAAAAAATGGGATTAGCGAAACAGCTAAATCTGAGGCCTCGGCAGGTCGAGGTGTGGTTTCAGAACAGAAGGGCAAGGTTGGTAATAACTGTACGGATCTTTTACGAAATAATTAGATTGAccaaatacaaaattttataaaatttgtatttgatttagaattttaaaaaaaataccagaTTATGATAATCAATTAGTCAGGTTGAAACCAAATTTTgtgtaattttatattttgttttatttgttgaaaatttcattattttagtaGAACTCGTCGGAACTTTCCATCAAGTACCCACAAAGATATGCTAGATAGTATATTGAATGTGTGGATGGTGCAGGACGAAGTTGAAGCAAACAGAGGTAGATTGCGAGTACTTGAGACGCCGTTGCGAGAATTTGACAGAGGAAAACAGGCGATTGCAAAAGGAAGTGAACGACCTTCGAGCTCTGAAGCTCTCCCCGCAATTTTACCCTCCAACCACGCTGACAATGTGCCCCCG comes from Primulina huaijiensis isolate GDHJ02 chromosome 2, ASM1229523v2, whole genome shotgun sequence and encodes:
- the LOC140970651 gene encoding transcription factor DUO1-like → MEGKSRMIYDEMEEIQKGPWKEEEDRVLLNHVKKYGPRDWSSIRSKGLLQRTGKSCRLRWVNKLRPDLKNGVKFSAEEERTVIDLQAQFGNKWARIATYLAGRTDNDVKNFWSSRQKRLARILQTSAPSSSRSHKSSIKEFQAHVFHDVSSVEAPKFSSSTEEESVTKSQSFSSSRIHDTEKAIKMEPLPDITYPSSLYYDSSLFQLYYDLEKKPFLEPQLHLPFFQIPQFQPDLSVPVESQEFVSRFGDPTFLDVFGHASGSMLGTAKLPIVPSSFALTSGSQVSGSAKIMPDTFVEDFPPMDMFDQIEPLPSPSEWS
- the LOC140970653 gene encoding homeobox-leucine zipper protein HAT3-like, translated to MAKKDDCLGLSLSLRCPENLNPDPLPPPSATSLAAASPLPLNLFRSPSPFMQLQKISRTDAFQTVAAFQPEPRTFLGGIDINRTLTVVECDEDEEVIVTSPNSTVSSISGKRSDREVNDGERAASSSMEIEEDGGDAASRKKLRLSKEQAAVLEVTFKEHSTLNPKQKMGLAKQLNLRPRQVEVWFQNRRARTKLKQTEVDCEYLRRRCENLTEENRRLQKEVNDLRALKLSPQFYPPTTLTMCPRCEHVAAATRAAPSRQPVETSLPKS